Within Felis catus isolate Fca126 chromosome A1, F.catus_Fca126_mat1.0, whole genome shotgun sequence, the genomic segment aaataaatgtgtattttgttgttggATGGGGTATTTATAGATGTCAGGTTCATTGAtgcttattgtgtgtgtgtgtgtttgtgtgtgtgtgtgtgtgtgtgtgtgtgtgtgcttttataCATCTTGTGAGAGGGATGGTGAAATCTGTAGacattaatttgtctttttttcctttcatttttgttagttttaataTGTGTGTTATGGGCATCTGTGGTTAGGTACAAATATGTTTATAATGGTTATATCTTCTTGCAAATCTCCTTTTACAATTTTGAAATATACTTCTTTGtttctaataatatttattatcttgaaGTCTATATTGTCTAATACCAATATAGCTACTTCACTTCTCTTATGCTTATAGTTTGCATGATGTTTTTCTCcccattcttttgttttcagcctatttgtctttgaatttaaagtgaatttcttggggcacctgggtggcttagttggttaagcatctgactattgatttcacctcaagtcatgatctcacagtttgtaagattgagccctgctttgcactctgaactgacagtgtggagcctgcttgggattctgtctccttctctctctgctcctcccccatgcacttgcactctctctcaaaataaataaatatgtaaaaaataataaagtgaactTATTATGGACAATGTATAGTTGATTCTTAACTGTTTTATCCAGACTGACAGTTTCTGactggaatattattccatttctagttaatgtaattattgatttgttttgatttatgtttgccattttgctatttgttttctgtttgtttaatctctcttttggtcctttttattttcctgtcttcttttgtgttaaaagaatgttttatagTATACCATTTTAATTTCCCTGTAGAATTTTTATTCATAGTTCAGTCTCTACATACATGTAATATTGCTATAGGGGTTACAATATGATATTTAACTTCTTATAACCTACTACATGTTAATGCTGCTATATTTTTCTGGCAAAACATAGAAATTTTGCACTAACATAGCTCCATTCTCTACTCTCCCTGATCATTTGGTGctgctttgttcttttaatcATGTATGTTACACTTATGTTTGTCATAAATGGGacaatatgttattatttttgttttaaaaagctttttaaatggcaatgcaagctggtgcagccactctggaaaacagtatggaggttcctcaaaaaactaaaaagagaactaccctacgacccagcaattgcactactaggcatttatccacgggatacaggtgtgctgtttcaaagggacacgtgcacccccatgtttatagcagcaagatcaacaatagccaaagtatggaaagagcccaaatgtccattgatggatgagtggataaagaagatgtggtgtgtgtatacacacacacacacacacacacacacacacacacaatggaatattactcaacaatcaaaaagaatgaaatcttgtcatttgtacctacgtggatggaactggagggtattatgctaagtgaaattagtcagagaaagaccaaaatcatatgacttcactcatatgaggctttaagagacaaaacagatgaacataagggaagggaaacaaaaataaaataaaaacagggagggggacaaaacagaagagactcataaatatggagaacaaacagggttacgggagaggttgtgggaggggggatgggctaaatgggtaaggggcagtaaggaatctactcctgaaatcattgttccactatatgctaactaatttgggtgtaaatttaaaaaaataaaaaataaaacaaaaggattttaaagaaaatcaaaagagaaaaggcagacaTATTTAAATTCCTTATATTTACTGACATACGTAAAAAAATTTCTAGGGCCCTGTGGATTTGAGTTACCATTTGGTGCTATTTTGTCAGAGATAATTTCTTTAGTATATTCTGTCATTTGGTTCTGctaacaaatgtttttgtttatctgcaGATGCCTTTATTTTGCCATGTTTAAAGGAAAGTTTCCCTAGATACAGAATTCCTGATTGACAGGTTgcttgtttttagtatttttgaatttgtcattcactttttctttcttgctgctttcaagatttttctttttgtcttcagttttcaaCAACTTAATTTTGACGTGACTAGTTGTCTAGGTATTCTACCTGTGGTTTATGGAATTACTTGGATATGTAAATTAATGTTTCTCATCAAATTAGATGATTTTAAAGgcacttttctaatttttttttttgcctctttctcttccctcttcctactACTACAATCCCGCCTATACTGGAATGCCTAATATTACATCATAGATTtctgaagttttgtttgtttttatatatttttttctttttgttcttagaaTTAGTTAATTTTTAGTGATATCTTCAAGTTTATGGATTCGGATTTTGCCTTCTGCTTCTCAAATCTAATGACCCAGCTGGTGGAAATTTAATTTGAGctttagaattttcatttggttcttttatgttttaaccTACACAGAGTAAATGTTAGGCATAGAGTAATTTAACTACACAGTCATGATATAAAAAAGTTCTAATACTCAAAAtttcctctttctgcctttttataGTCAAACTAATatctttatatactttttttttctcttttaaaattgcaTATTCACCCATTCCCTAGCCTTTTttcccttaacttttttttttaagtttattgatttattttgagaaggaaaaagagtgCACAtaagtgggagaagagcagaaagtgagagaatcccaagcatactccacactgtcagcacagagcccagtgccggGCTTGgtttcacaaaccgtgagatcatgacctgagccaaaatcaagagttggatacttaactgactgagccacctaggcgcctctcCCTTAACGTGTTTAATGTGTTTATAATAGCTTCTTTGGGATCTTTGTTTATGAAATACAATACCTATAGAAAGTCACTTTCTATTGACTGATTTTGTTCCTTAGTTTAGGTcacagttttctgtttctttatatgtCTAGCAATTTTTAGTTGAACATTCTGTATTGTCGATAATATGTTGTAGTCTGGATTCTTCTGGTCTTTCTaagggtttctgttttgttttagaggCATTTAACTTGCTTGGTCTTAAACTGTGACATCGGTCTCTCCCATAGACTGTGATTGCTGATGTCTTTGCTTAGTTTTTGTTTAAGCCTGGCTCTCTAAGAGACTCCCCTTCATCTGCATAAAGTAGAAGTGAGCTTGTGTTATGGACAGAGGTTGTATTGGACATCAAAAGCCATCACTCTTGGCTGCCTGAGTTGTGGATGTGTCAGACCACTTTAAAAGTATAGCAAATTTGCAAGTCTCCAAATTTTCAACCAGCGCTGGGCTCTCTAGGGTCTCTTTGTGCAAATATTTTAGTGCTTGGGTGGGGGTACAGAGAAAGTTTATTATCTCAACCTTTCTCTGACTCTTACTTCCAAATTCCCCTGTTAAATTTCTAGCTGCTCTACTAACAGCATTAAGGCGTATATCATGGGgatttttgttatcttttaatgCCCCATAAACTAgggatgggggaaatgggaaaatctgagaaaaaattCCACAAGTTCCCCATTCTTATCTAAGAAAGAAGTTTTTGGTGAATAAGCACTTTTCAGCTTATGACCTGCCTTTGGTAGTTTTTCTGTACCATGaattggttgtttttttaaaaatcattttatttgtttttgtacttGTTTTTGGGGAAGAATTCCTCAACAACCTCATGCTACCACTATTGGAAGTCAAGTCCATCTTTAATTTCTCATGTGATAAACTTATATGTTTTAAATGGCCTGTTGCCTTCCCAGCTCTCTGTCTCTTGGACTGTCCTatatcattcatttgtttttacccCTTTTGTCCTCTACTAAATCTTTATatctatttgattttatttctttattctttcagagAGGGAGACTAGACTTGACAACCCTCAATTGGATATACCTGGAGATGTTTCCTTCCATAAGGAGGTATTGGAAAGTGTAACAAGGGATCCTTCACTATACTCCATTTTTAAGGTCTGGCAGGGTGATGACCAGATGGAGAGACATcaggaaaataaagacagactTCTCAGGCAACTCatggtcatcaaaaacaaaacagttgttGAAGAATCAGGTTATACATATAAGTCatcaggaaaaatatttcatgactgCATAGACCTAGATGCTTCAGGACAAAGATTGTATGAATGTGACTCATTTGAAAAGAGCTTGATACCTAATATAAACTTATTCAGTTGTAATAGGGGTTATGTAAGAAAAAACACTGTTGAGAATTTTAGATGTAGGAGTACAcctatttcttcctattctaAGCATGAAAAAATTCATAATGGAGTGAAACACTGTGAAGATAGTCAATGTGGAAAGATTATCAGCAATAAACAGTGTCTTTTTCAATATGTGAATGTTGAAACTGGAGAGAAGACCTGTATATGCATTGAATGTGgaaaatcttttctaaaaaagTCACAACTCATTATacatcaaagaattcatactggagagaaaccgtATGATTGTGGTgcatgtgggaaagccttcagtgaAAAGTCACATCTCATTGTACATCAGAGAACTCATACTGGGGAAAAACCTTATGAGTGTTCTGAATGTGGAAAAGCTTTCTCTCAGAAATCATCCCTCATTATACATCAGAGAGTTCATTCTGGGGAAAAACCATATGAATGTGGTGACTGTGGGAAAGCCTTCTCCCAGAAATCACCCCTCATTATACATCAGAGAATACATACTGGTgaaaaaccttatgaatgtaatCAGTGTGGGAAGGCGTTCTCCCAGAAGTCACAGCTGATCATACATCATAGAgctcatactggagagaaaccatatgaatgtactgaatgtgggaaagccttctgTGAGAAGTCCCACCTCATTATACATAAAAGAATTCACACTGGGGAGAAACCCTATAGATGCACTCAGTGTGAGGAAGCCTTCAGCAGAAAGTCAGAACTCATTATACATCAGATAATTCATACTGGggagaaaccttatgaatgtacTGAATGTGGGAAGACCTTCTCCCGGAAGTCACAGCTCATCATACATCAGAGAACACATACTGGAGAAAAACCATATAAATGCAGTGAATGTGGAAAAGCTTTCTGTCAGCAGTCACATCTCATTggacatcagagaattcacacaggagAAAAACCTTATGTGTGCAGTGAATGCGGGAAAGCCTTCTCTCAGAAGTCTCACCTCCCAGGGCATCAGCGAATTCATACAGGAGAAAAACCTTACATATGTGCTGAATGTGGAAAGGCGTTTTCCCAGAAGTCAGACCTTGTTGTACATCGGAGAATTCATACTGGGGAGAAGCCCTATCAGTGTGCTatgtgtgggaaagccttcatcCAGAAGTCACAACTCACTGTacatcaaagaattcatacagTGGCAAAATCGTAAGAATGGACTAAGCACAGGAAAGTCTTCAGTATCTGCTTAAGCCTTAATAAATACCACAAACTTACAGATTTCATGAGTTTGGGGGCATCTTTACtggtaaaatttaagaaatgaaataaagtttctaatatgtttattttttatcaaagatAATACAAACATCTCAGTTATATAAATAATGGGTATTTTCACTATGGCACGTAAATAAGACTTTTGAGATTGTGAACTGAATTAATTACAAGTTATATAGTCTATTTTGAAGTTACATATTTGTGATTATGTTACATAATAAGAATTGGACCAGTAGTAATATTATTAATGTTAGCTTAGCATAATTATGGCTGTGAAATAAATCCCCATAGAGCACATGAAGAAAACTTGAGTCAAAAGATGCCACAACCTAGAAACTGTGCTTGAGGGAAGGATTTGATTGTTCCTGTAAAggtacatgtaaaaaaatatgtatgttgttGTAgatagatggaaagatggattGATAAGGTCCAATAAATGTggtcttttggtttttttgttgtgttttgttttgtttttcatttaaagaatatAAGTTGGTCTGTGTCAGTGGATAGTCCTAGGATCTTGGAATTGACACTTGTTGTTTCTCTGTTTTACTCCTCTCCACTAGGACTTTGGTGTGATGGAAAGACATAGATGGTCATAGGTTTTAATGCTTATTCCATTACCCACAGATTGTGTGACTTCagggaaacctttttttttcatccatggTATCTGTTCCCTCATCTATATAT encodes:
- the LOC101085439 gene encoding zinc finger protein 300 isoform X3; this translates as MLENFSHVISLGHPVSKPDVISKLEQGEEPWIIKRDVSDWNYPERETRLDNPQLDIPGDVSFHKEVLESVTRDPSLYSIFKVWQGDDQMERHQENKDRLLRQLMVIKNKTVVEESGYTYKSSGKIFHDCIDLDASGQRLYECDSFEKSLIPNINLFSCNRGYVRKNTVENFRCRSTPISSYSKHEKIHNGVKHCEDSQCGKIISNKQCLFQYVNVETGEKTCICIECGKSFLKKSQLIIHQRIHTGEKPYDCGACGKAFSEKSHLIVHQRTHTGEKPYECSECGKAFSQKSSLIIHQRVHSGEKPYECGDCGKAFSQKSPLIIHQRIHTGEKPYECNQCGKAFSQKSQLIIHHRAHTGEKPYECTECGKAFCEKSHLIIHKRIHTGEKPYRCTQCEEAFSRKSELIIHQIIHTGEKPYECTECGKTFSRKSQLIIHQRTHTGEKPYKCSECGKAFCQQSHLIGHQRIHTGEKPYVCSECGKAFSQKSHLPGHQRIHTGEKPYICAECGKAFSQKSDLVVHRRIHTGEKPYQCAMCGKAFIQKSQLTVHQRIHTVAKS
- the LOC101085439 gene encoding zinc finger protein 300 isoform X1, coding for MAPGDLVCLSVLILQTSALLEEKQKMTKSHGPLSFEDVAVAFTKEEWQQLDPAQRTLYRDVMLENFSHVISLGHPVSKPDVISKLEQGEEPWIIKRDVSDWNYPERETRLDNPQLDIPGDVSFHKEVLESVTRDPSLYSIFKVWQGDDQMERHQENKDRLLRQLMVIKNKTVVEESGYTYKSSGKIFHDCIDLDASGQRLYECDSFEKSLIPNINLFSCNRGYVRKNTVENFRCRSTPISSYSKHEKIHNGVKHCEDSQCGKIISNKQCLFQYVNVETGEKTCICIECGKSFLKKSQLIIHQRIHTGEKPYDCGACGKAFSEKSHLIVHQRTHTGEKPYECSECGKAFSQKSSLIIHQRVHSGEKPYECGDCGKAFSQKSPLIIHQRIHTGEKPYECNQCGKAFSQKSQLIIHHRAHTGEKPYECTECGKAFCEKSHLIIHKRIHTGEKPYRCTQCEEAFSRKSELIIHQIIHTGEKPYECTECGKTFSRKSQLIIHQRTHTGEKPYKCSECGKAFCQQSHLIGHQRIHTGEKPYVCSECGKAFSQKSHLPGHQRIHTGEKPYICAECGKAFSQKSDLVVHRRIHTGEKPYQCAMCGKAFIQKSQLTVHQRIHTVAKS
- the LOC101085439 gene encoding zinc finger protein 300 isoform X2, with the protein product MVNGPWRLSLSLSPDSSDLCSFGREAENDQVSPFTKEEWQQLDPAQRTLYRDVMLENFSHVISLGHPVSKPDVISKLEQGEEPWIIKRDVSDWNYPERETRLDNPQLDIPGDVSFHKEVLESVTRDPSLYSIFKVWQGDDQMERHQENKDRLLRQLMVIKNKTVVEESGYTYKSSGKIFHDCIDLDASGQRLYECDSFEKSLIPNINLFSCNRGYVRKNTVENFRCRSTPISSYSKHEKIHNGVKHCEDSQCGKIISNKQCLFQYVNVETGEKTCICIECGKSFLKKSQLIIHQRIHTGEKPYDCGACGKAFSEKSHLIVHQRTHTGEKPYECSECGKAFSQKSSLIIHQRVHSGEKPYECGDCGKAFSQKSPLIIHQRIHTGEKPYECNQCGKAFSQKSQLIIHHRAHTGEKPYECTECGKAFCEKSHLIIHKRIHTGEKPYRCTQCEEAFSRKSELIIHQIIHTGEKPYECTECGKTFSRKSQLIIHQRTHTGEKPYKCSECGKAFCQQSHLIGHQRIHTGEKPYVCSECGKAFSQKSHLPGHQRIHTGEKPYICAECGKAFSQKSDLVVHRRIHTGEKPYQCAMCGKAFIQKSQLTVHQRIHTVAKS